The following are from one region of the Microbaculum marinisediminis genome:
- a CDS encoding pentapeptide repeat-containing protein, which translates to MSTPRLLILFGLPLLIVIAGAVIFVIPHMQPQPVDPTGAIEQLISTGSCQKCDLRSAHLRDIDRADIDLSGAILRNADMKYARMPNANFANADMQRAEMEESDLSGSTFANAKLRNADMEKGKAPGANFSGADLRNADFDETDVTDANFAGADMRDITMKRAVMARAVLEKVQLNDANLERTDIQGADFSGANLSGSDIDRAQAINASFIDADLSGARMSHGDFSGAQFTGAKMDRTTLQRSRLSGADLTGASGLTQDMLATACGDAATKLPSGLTLANCQ; encoded by the coding sequence ATGTCGACTCCGAGACTGCTCATTCTGTTTGGTTTGCCGCTCCTGATCGTGATCGCCGGAGCGGTAATTTTCGTCATTCCGCACATGCAGCCGCAGCCGGTGGACCCGACGGGCGCGATCGAACAGCTCATTTCGACCGGAAGCTGCCAGAAATGCGACTTGCGGTCGGCCCATCTGCGCGACATCGACCGCGCCGACATCGACCTGTCGGGCGCGATCTTGCGCAATGCCGACATGAAGTACGCGCGCATGCCCAACGCCAATTTCGCCAACGCCGACATGCAGCGCGCCGAGATGGAGGAATCCGACCTGTCCGGCTCCACCTTCGCCAACGCCAAGCTGCGCAATGCCGACATGGAGAAGGGCAAGGCCCCCGGCGCCAATTTCTCCGGCGCGGATCTGCGCAACGCCGATTTCGACGAAACCGATGTGACGGACGCCAACTTCGCCGGCGCCGACATGCGCGACATAACGATGAAACGCGCCGTCATGGCACGCGCGGTGCTGGAGAAGGTGCAGCTCAACGACGCCAATCTGGAGCGCACCGATATCCAGGGCGCCGACTTTTCAGGGGCCAACCTGAGCGGCTCCGACATCGACCGGGCCCAGGCCATAAACGCGTCCTTCATCGACGCCGACCTGAGCGGCGCCCGTATGTCGCATGGCGATTTCTCCGGCGCTCAGTTCACGGGAGCGAAAATGGACCGGACCACGCTGCAGCGCTCACGCCTGTCCGGTGCCGATTTGACCGGCGCCTCCGGTCTCACCCAGGACATGCTGGCGACGGCGTGCGGCGACGCGGCCACGAAACTGCCCAGCGGATTGACGCTCGCCAACTGTCAGTAG
- a CDS encoding acyltransferase family protein, with protein MPNTSPSVPDRIDWVDIAKGFCIIMVVMMHSTLGVEKAAGAEGWLHPLVEFAKPFRMPDFFLIAGLFLARRIDRPWGEYLDRKVLHFVYFYILWMGIQTVLKTGLAGDGFAAMPRDFLYGLIQPYGTLWFIYLLPVFFVVTKLLRPVPPVVVLVAGAALQVAQVHTGSVIVDEFASRFVFFYAGYALAPAIFAFAAKVQEMRQVALGALILWALVNGSLVEAGLADARFVSLGLAVLGAMAVVSVSALLAASLAAVPLRYCGENSIVIYLAFFLPMAVTRIVLLKLGIVPDIGTMSLIVTSAAIVGPLVMFWIVRGTWFGFLFERPAWARYEPTRRLAHAAE; from the coding sequence GTGCCGAATACATCCCCCTCCGTGCCTGATCGGATCGATTGGGTCGATATCGCCAAGGGATTCTGCATCATCATGGTCGTGATGATGCACTCGACGCTGGGCGTCGAAAAGGCCGCTGGCGCTGAGGGCTGGCTGCATCCGCTAGTGGAGTTCGCGAAGCCGTTCCGCATGCCCGACTTCTTCCTGATCGCAGGCCTGTTTCTGGCGCGCCGCATCGATCGGCCGTGGGGGGAATATCTCGATCGCAAGGTGCTGCACTTCGTCTATTTCTACATCCTGTGGATGGGTATCCAGACCGTGCTCAAGACCGGCCTGGCCGGTGACGGGTTCGCCGCGATGCCGCGCGACTTCCTGTACGGCCTGATCCAGCCTTACGGCACGCTGTGGTTCATCTATCTCCTGCCGGTGTTCTTCGTCGTCACCAAGCTGTTGCGCCCGGTCCCTCCGGTGGTCGTGCTGGTCGCCGGCGCCGCGCTTCAGGTTGCCCAGGTCCACACCGGCTCGGTCATCGTCGACGAGTTCGCCAGCCGTTTCGTTTTCTTCTACGCGGGCTACGCGCTTGCTCCGGCCATCTTCGCCTTTGCAGCGAAGGTCCAGGAGATGCGGCAGGTGGCGCTCGGCGCGCTGATCCTGTGGGCGCTGGTGAACGGCAGCCTGGTCGAGGCCGGCCTCGCCGACGCGCGCTTCGTCAGTCTCGGGCTCGCCGTGCTCGGCGCCATGGCGGTCGTGTCCGTTTCGGCGCTGCTCGCCGCGTCGCTGGCCGCCGTGCCGCTGCGCTATTGCGGCGAGAACTCCATCGTCATCTATCTCGCATTCTTCCTGCCGATGGCCGTCACGCGGATCGTGCTGCTGAAACTCGGCATCGTGCCCGATATCGGCACGATGTCTCTGATCGTCACCAGCGCCGCCATCGTCGGCCCACTCGTGATGTTCTGGATCGTGCGCGGCACCTGGTTCGGCTTCCTGTTCGAGCGGCCGGCCTGGGCGCGCTACGAACCGACGCGGCGCCTGGCGCATGCCGCCGAATAG
- a CDS encoding SDR family oxidoreductase, which produces MSCSLFDLKGRMALVTGSSQGIGLSLAKALAKQGAQVVLNARDETKLSAAQAQLKTAGLDVYRCAFDVSDHSATEEAIARIENDIGPIDIAINNAGIQYRESLEAFPVDRWEQLLAVNVSGTFHVSRAVAKYMLARGRGKIINVASVQSELARSSIGPYTATKGAVRNLTRAMAAEWARYGLQINALAPGYFKTPLNSALASDPEFTAWLETRTPAGRWGEVDELSGAAIFLASDASNFVNGHTLFVDGGISIAL; this is translated from the coding sequence ATGTCTTGTTCCCTGTTCGACCTCAAGGGGCGCATGGCGCTCGTTACCGGCTCGAGCCAAGGTATCGGATTATCTCTGGCGAAGGCCCTTGCGAAGCAGGGCGCTCAAGTCGTTCTCAATGCCCGCGATGAAACGAAACTGAGCGCCGCCCAGGCGCAGTTGAAAACTGCGGGCTTGGATGTATATCGCTGCGCCTTCGACGTATCCGATCATTCGGCGACGGAAGAGGCTATAGCCCGTATTGAGAACGATATCGGTCCCATCGACATAGCCATCAACAACGCGGGTATTCAGTATCGCGAATCCTTGGAAGCGTTCCCAGTCGATCGGTGGGAACAGCTTCTTGCCGTCAATGTTTCGGGCACTTTCCATGTGAGCCGCGCTGTCGCGAAATACATGCTGGCGCGAGGGCGTGGCAAGATAATCAATGTTGCTTCAGTTCAGTCCGAACTGGCGCGATCCTCGATCGGACCCTACACCGCGACCAAGGGGGCAGTCCGGAATCTTACCCGGGCAATGGCCGCGGAGTGGGCGCGTTACGGACTTCAGATCAACGCACTGGCACCGGGCTACTTCAAGACACCACTCAATAGCGCGCTTGCAAGCGATCCGGAATTCACGGCTTGGCTCGAGACGCGCACCCCGGCGGGGCGTTGGGGAGAAGTTGATGAGTTATCGGGAGCCGCGATTTTCCTGGCCTCCGATGCATCCAACTTTGTTAATGGACATACGCTCTTCGTCGACGGCGGAATCTCGATCGCGCTCTGA